The Rhodopseudomonas palustris genome window below encodes:
- a CDS encoding XdhC family protein, with protein sequence MQLDRDEDILRAAEDWRKAGRGVALATVVETWGSAPRPAGSSLVINDEGTFLGSVSGGCVEGAVVTEALDVIDSGTPKLLEFGVADETAWKVGLSCGGTIRVFVEKVD encoded by the coding sequence ATGCAGCTCGACCGCGACGAAGACATCCTGCGAGCCGCCGAGGACTGGCGTAAAGCCGGCCGCGGCGTGGCGCTCGCTACCGTGGTGGAAACCTGGGGATCGGCGCCGCGTCCCGCCGGCTCCAGCCTGGTGATCAATGACGAGGGGACATTTCTCGGCTCAGTCTCGGGCGGCTGCGTCGAAGGCGCGGTGGTCACCGAAGCGCTCGACGTGATCGACAGCGGCACGCCGAAGCTGCTGGAATTCGGCGTCGCCGACGAGACCGCCTGGAAGGTCGGGCTGAGTTGCGGCGGCACCATCCGGGTGTTCGTCGAAAAGGTCGATTAG
- a CDS encoding vWA domain-containing protein — protein MQRNPTAMIDHLNPPTGKMADNVVGFARALRAAGLPVGPGAVIDALDALQLIEIGQRDDLYATLEAIFVKRREHLLIFDQAFALFFRAAEDWQHMLDSIPLPDAAKKKPPPASRRVQEAMSPAATRDMPSAEEQELRLAVSDKEILQKKDFAQMSAAEIAEVTRAIERMRLPQAELRTRRVRPERRGLKLDLRRTLRASLRTGGDIVDIRKLGLIDKPAPIVALLDISGSMSEYTRLFLHFLHAITDDRKRVSTFLFGTRLTNVTRALRQRDPDEALASCTSSVEDWAGGTRIATSLHSFNKLWARRVLGQGAIVLLISDGLERESDSKLAFEMDRLHRSCRRLIWLNPLLRYDGFEPRAQGIKMMLPHVDEFRPVHNLTSMHTLIAALSSAPPPHHFSTIRSVA, from the coding sequence ATGCAGCGTAATCCGACCGCGATGATCGACCATCTCAATCCGCCGACCGGCAAGATGGCGGACAATGTGGTCGGCTTTGCGCGGGCGCTGCGGGCGGCCGGGCTGCCGGTCGGGCCGGGGGCGGTGATCGATGCGCTGGATGCGCTGCAGCTGATCGAGATCGGCCAGCGCGACGATCTCTACGCCACGCTGGAAGCGATCTTCGTCAAGCGCCGCGAGCATCTGCTGATCTTCGATCAGGCGTTCGCGCTGTTCTTCCGCGCCGCCGAGGACTGGCAGCACATGCTGGACTCGATCCCGCTGCCGGACGCCGCCAAGAAGAAGCCGCCGCCGGCTTCGCGCCGGGTGCAGGAGGCGATGTCGCCGGCGGCGACGCGCGATATGCCGTCGGCCGAGGAGCAGGAACTGCGTCTTGCCGTCTCCGACAAGGAGATCCTGCAGAAGAAAGACTTCGCGCAGATGAGCGCCGCCGAGATCGCCGAAGTCACCCGCGCGATCGAGCGGATGCGGCTGCCGCAGGCGGAGCTGCGCACCCGGCGAGTGCGGCCCGAGCGCCGCGGCCTCAAGCTCGATCTGCGCCGCACGCTGCGGGCCTCGTTGCGCACCGGCGGCGATATCGTCGACATTCGCAAGCTCGGCCTGATCGACAAGCCGGCGCCGATCGTGGCGCTGCTCGATATCTCCGGCTCGATGAGCGAGTACACGAGGCTGTTTCTGCACTTCCTCCATGCCATCACCGACGATCGCAAGCGGGTCTCGACCTTCCTGTTCGGCACGCGGCTGACCAACGTCACCCGCGCGCTGCGCCAGCGCGATCCGGACGAGGCGCTGGCGAGCTGCACCTCCTCGGTCGAGGATTGGGCCGGGGGCACCCGGATCGCGACCTCGCTGCACAGCTTCAACAAGCTGTGGGCGCGGCGGGTGCTCGGCCAGGGCGCGATCGTACTGCTGATTTCCGACGGGCTGGAGCGCGAGAGCGACTCCAAGCTGGCGTTCGAGATGGACCGGCTGCACCGCTCCTGCCGCCGGCTGATCTGGCTGAATCCGCTGCTGCGCTACGACGGTTTCGAGCCGCGCGCCCAGGGCATCAAAATGATGCTACCCCACGTTGACGAATTCCGCCCGGTGCATAATTTGACCTCAATGCACACGCTGATCGCGGCGCTGTCGTCGGCACCGCCGCCGCACCATTTCAGCACGATCCGCTCCGTCGCCTGA
- a CDS encoding AAA family ATPase produces the protein MTAAAPPASVDATLELLTSRGYLAERSLATVVFLALRMGRPLFLEGEAGVGKTEIAKVLSAALGRRLIRLQCYEGLDVASAVYEWNSSAQMIAIRLAEAAGDTDRDQLSSDIFSERFLIKRPLLQALEPDTAGAPVLLIDELDRADEAFEAYLLEVLSDFQVTIPEFGTIKAPAPPIVIVTSNRTREIHDALKRRCLYHWVDYPNAERELAIVKSRVPGISAKLSQQVVNFVQALREQDFYKSPGVAETLDWATALTELDARALTAEVVGDTLGALLKYQDDIARMQGDTVQKLVKDATEEK, from the coding sequence ATGACCGCAGCCGCGCCTCCCGCTTCCGTCGACGCCACGCTCGAACTGCTGACGAGCCGCGGCTATCTCGCCGAGCGGTCGCTGGCGACGGTGGTGTTTCTGGCGCTGCGGATGGGCCGGCCGCTGTTTCTCGAAGGCGAGGCCGGCGTCGGCAAGACCGAGATCGCCAAGGTGCTGTCGGCCGCGCTCGGCCGCCGGCTGATCCGGCTGCAGTGCTACGAGGGGCTCGACGTCGCTTCCGCGGTGTATGAGTGGAATTCGTCGGCGCAGATGATCGCGATCCGGCTGGCCGAAGCCGCCGGCGATACCGACCGCGATCAGCTCTCCAGCGACATCTTCTCCGAGCGCTTCCTGATCAAGCGGCCGCTGCTGCAGGCGCTGGAGCCGGACACGGCGGGCGCGCCGGTGCTGCTGATCGACGAACTCGACCGCGCCGACGAGGCGTTCGAGGCGTATCTGCTCGAAGTGCTGAGCGACTTCCAGGTCACGATTCCAGAGTTCGGTACCATCAAGGCACCGGCGCCGCCGATCGTGATCGTGACGTCGAACCGCACCCGCGAGATCCACGACGCGCTGAAGCGGCGCTGCCTGTATCACTGGGTCGACTATCCGAACGCCGAGCGCGAACTGGCGATCGTGAAGTCGCGCGTGCCGGGGATCTCGGCCAAGCTGTCGCAGCAGGTGGTGAACTTCGTCCAGGCGCTGCGCGAGCAGGATTTCTACAAATCGCCGGGCGTCGCCGAAACCCTCGACTGGGCGACTGCGCTGACCGAACTCGACGCCCGCGCGCTCACCGCCGAAGTCGTCGGCGACACCCTCGGCGCGCTGCTCAAGTACCAGGACGACATCGCCCGGATGCAAGGCGACACCGTGCAGAAACTGGTCAAGGACGCGACCGAAGAGAAGTAA
- a CDS encoding FAD binding domain-containing protein, whose translation MYEFKYHRPGTVRQAANLLLKNEDAKLIAGGHTLLPVMKQRLAAPPHLVDLSHIEGLSGIEMKGRSLVIGATATHAEVANSAIVGEAIPALAELASLIGDPAVRHKGTIGGSLANNDPTADYPAAVLALGATVVTNKRKLKAEEFFQGMYSTALEPDEIITKVQFPLPKKAAYIKFRNQASRYALVGVFVARRPSDVRVAVTGAGADGVFRVTPFEEALKARFNSKAIDGLHVSADGLNSDLHGSAEYRAHLIGVLTKRAVDAANGKA comes from the coding sequence ATGTACGAATTCAAATATCACCGCCCCGGGACCGTTCGCCAGGCCGCCAATCTGCTGCTGAAGAACGAGGACGCCAAGCTGATCGCGGGCGGCCACACGCTACTGCCGGTGATGAAGCAGCGCCTGGCGGCGCCGCCGCATCTGGTCGACCTGTCGCATATCGAAGGCCTCAGCGGCATCGAGATGAAGGGCCGGTCGCTGGTGATCGGCGCCACCGCGACCCACGCCGAAGTCGCCAACTCGGCGATCGTCGGCGAGGCGATCCCGGCGCTCGCCGAACTGGCGTCGCTGATCGGCGATCCGGCGGTGCGCCACAAGGGCACGATCGGCGGCTCGCTCGCCAATAACGATCCGACCGCGGACTATCCGGCGGCCGTGCTGGCGCTCGGCGCCACCGTGGTCACCAACAAGCGCAAGCTGAAGGCCGAAGAGTTCTTCCAGGGCATGTACTCGACCGCGCTCGAGCCGGACGAGATCATCACCAAGGTGCAGTTTCCCCTGCCGAAGAAGGCCGCCTACATCAAGTTTCGCAACCAGGCGTCGCGCTACGCGCTGGTCGGCGTGTTCGTCGCCCGCCGTCCGTCGGACGTCCGCGTTGCGGTCACCGGCGCCGGTGCGGACGGCGTGTTCCGCGTCACTCCGTTCGAAGAGGCGCTGAAGGCGCGGTTCAATTCCAAGGCGATCGACGGCCTGCACGTTTCGGCCGATGGCTTGAACAGCGACCTGCACGGCAGCGCCGAATATCGGGCGCATCTGATCGGCGTGCTGACCAAGCGCGCGGTCGACGCCGCCAACGGCAAGGCGTGA
- a CDS encoding (2Fe-2S)-binding protein, whose product MAKISLIVNGNPVTANVDPRTLLVQFLRENLRLTGTHVGCDTSQCGACVVHLDGKAVKSCTTLAVMADGHEVTTIEGLAADGAPLHPMQEAFRENHGLQCGFCTPGMIMTAVDMVHRKGHDLSDETIREELEGNLCRCTGYQNIVVSIAAGAKAMANSDRS is encoded by the coding sequence ATGGCCAAGATTTCCCTGATCGTCAATGGCAACCCTGTGACCGCGAACGTCGATCCGCGCACGCTGCTGGTGCAGTTTCTGCGCGAGAACCTGCGGCTCACCGGCACGCATGTCGGCTGCGATACTTCGCAGTGCGGCGCCTGCGTCGTGCATCTCGACGGCAAGGCGGTGAAGTCCTGCACCACGCTGGCGGTGATGGCCGACGGTCACGAAGTGACGACGATCGAAGGGCTCGCCGCCGACGGCGCGCCGCTGCATCCGATGCAGGAAGCCTTCCGCGAGAACCACGGCCTGCAATGCGGCTTCTGCACGCCGGGCATGATCATGACGGCCGTCGACATGGTGCACCGCAAGGGCCACGACCTCTCCGACGAGACGATTCGCGAAGAGCTCGAAGGCAATCTCTGCCGCTGCACCGGCTATCAGAACATCGTGGTGTCGATCGCGGCCGGCGCCAAGGCGATGGCGAACTCCGACCGCAGCTGA